Genomic window (Mustela erminea isolate mMusErm1 chromosome X, mMusErm1.Pri, whole genome shotgun sequence):
tttgcttgtctctctccttcctctgggcaGGTAGAAAAGGGCCCAAATATAAACATTagtctgtggctgctttctccTGTAAGTGGGAGGTAAAAAGGCTGGAGAGAGGCTTTaaataaaacagagggaaaaagaaagagaaaaaaccacCTTAGCCATTTTTCCAGCCTAGCTGCTACTGAAGCTGCCCCCGGCCCCACGGTCCTGCTGGGTTCTCCTGGCAAGCCGGGATGTGAACCCTGGAAATGGAGACTTTACTGCTAGGGGTTTTCATAAACtcgtaatgaaaaaaaaaaaagaattttaaatcacAGCTTTGCATTTTGTAGCTATTGCATCCGGATatatgatacaaaaatattgTAGAATGTTACATGTTTTCAATTTCGTAAATGCTAGAGGGGTCATCTCAACCAGGGAaagctgcaaaaagaaaaaaaaaagtgtaaatggAACATAGCTCCCTTGCTTGTTGTCACAGGTGGGCAGATTGAAATTTAAACTCATAATATTGGAAACAGGTCTCTGTAATTGATGAATTTTTTGCTACGGTTTTGCCTATTGGAGTCTCAAGAGAAAAGGAGCCAATGTCCAGATTAAGATACACTTTGGAAATTTTATAAAgcgtttttttaaattttgctaacGAGTTCTTGGAAAATCAGATTTCTGACCCTTGGGAGCTGATGATTTTCTGGTTCCTGGTGTGCACATTTTTGCCAGGGGCAATTTGGATCCTAAGACAGACAAGATAAAAAGTGCAGGGGAAAGATTTGCTTGTCACTTGGACTTGGAACACAGGTGCCTGGCCCTACAGGGTCTCAGCTTTGCTGCTGCTGAGGAAAAGCTGCTGGCATTTTTGATTTGCTGACTTCCCAGATGCTATTTTGCCCGACCTGACTCTAAGTTGAAACCTGATACTGCCTGCCCTGGGCTGTTTCTGAGCCAGACCTGAGCTGCGCTGGGCTAAAGCAGACACAGGCTCAAGGAACAGATGTCAGACTCTGAGACGGCTGGAAATGTGGGACACCCCTCTATGGGATTGTAGTTATGAAAATGTGATGGATGCTGGCTAGACCCGCTCTGTCACTTGTGGATGTCTAAGGAAAGGGCTTGTTCTTGAATGAGGCCGTATGAAATGAAGCTGCAGGAGGACTCCGTGTTTCTGATGAGGAGCCTGACTGCCTTCCTAACCTGTGATTCCGGTTGAAAGCTGCACGCTGATGGAGAGTgaccctctgcccacctctgacAGATCACACTCTGGAACCCCTGGGAGGGTGGGATGAGTCACTGCTGTTGGCTGTATTCTGCTTTCCAGATTAGTTGGGATTTGCAAGAATGGCATGACAGCTCGACTCTACCCTGTCACCTTTCTTCTGCTGTACACACCTTAGTAAGGCCCTTGGATCGTTCAGAGCAActgtctccagaaaggaattgATCTTTTCTAGGCCGCTCACTGGAAAAATgatcaggacaagaagtctggagagaggagaggttatgtaaactcattttttaaaaaatattggaaaaatcaGGATTTCACCCTGACCATTTCTTTGCCCTGGCCACTTCCTGAATATGATGTGTCTTTCTGGTTAAGTAGTATGAAAAATGTTATTCTGTGAAATGCTTGTGTCTCTCTTGCACACATCCCTTCCAGATGAAATGTTTGggcaaaagaaatagagaaatgattACGAGAAATTGTAAAGCTAGGATTAGTGAGTGCAGCACACTGATGTTGCAACAACAAAACCTTTATACATGGGGAGGcacaggggtggaggtggggcattaatgatcttggatttccagaaCTGCTCCCAGaagctcttccctcttcctgaagGAAAACCACGCAGCCAGTGCCAGCTTCCCTGAGCCCTTCAGATTCCGCAGGAATCTAACTCCGCACAGCACCTCCACGAgccctccacactcagcaggctGCGGACTAGCATTGCTGACAAAACTCTTCGGAACTGACCACATCAGGCACTTCCTCTGGAAGGCACCACTGAGAACCCTGAGGCAGGAGGAACCACACAGGGAAGCCACACTTGGGGCAGTTATTAGCAGGTACTGCATGACCAATGTCTGGCCTGCATGGGGTGCCCAAACTTTGTAAACTCTTTGTTTCCGGGGACACATGTACCCTTAGGGACCATATTTCTTGGATGTGTGCCCTGACCATCAGGACACTGCCTCAGCCCTAGAAGGCTTGGGGACAGCTTCATATTACTTGTCAGGCTGTGCTGGGCCAGAATTGATCCCTCaggcctgatttaaaaaaaataaaaagattcatacATGAAGTTATGAAGGAAGCCACCTGGCTTTGTAAGACAGCGCTTTATGGTTCATGGTCTGCGTTTTAGCTGGCTAAGTCCAGAACCCCCCAAAGACATATGTGAACTGTAGGTTGGCCTCATCCGGTTGCATAGTCCTACTGATAATTCTGTAAAGACACCGTGGCCATGGGCCAAGGGAGTGGTTTATGCGGAGGAGTTAGCACAGCAAGAGGGCCACCGCTATCCTTAGCACGGCCTCTGAGCAAGGCTGACCCTTGGCTGACATCTGGGAACCTGCCTTTGTGGAGTGTTCCTGCCCTTCCCTAACTTGCAAGAGTGACTCCCTGGGCCTGGAATGTGCAAACAGTGGGGTTTATATCAagcatttgctttctttctgtgtgtttggAATTTTGGTACGTGCTTGGTGAAAGGTGTCTATGTGAGTAGCCCCCAAGAAAAAGCCTGCACTCTGAGTCTCAAAGAGCCTCCCCGGGCAGAAATATCACATACGTGCTGCTGAATTTTCATTGCTGAGGAAGAGTGTGCTCTGCATGACCCCTCACGGGAGGGGGAGAGCAAACAGCCCCTTGCACATTCTTCCAGATGCTGCTTGTGCCTTCCCCATTATGATCAGGCTATATTTCCTTACCACATCACTGTAATAAGTCTCAGTCCTGAACACAACTGTATGCTGTGTCCCATGAGAGCTTCTAGCAAATTTGAATGGGGTGGTGACCTTGGGATCTCCCAATACAGTCACCAACAgaaatgttgtattttcttttcatattgtagattattttgaaaaagcCATGAAATTTCAATGATATTGACGACTGTTTTGAAATGAAGGTAGATATTAGACTTGCCACTAGTTTGTTACTTAATGTATTGATAAGGAAGCATATCCaggatacattttaaattatttttaaaattggacaTTTCTACTATTCTGACATAATTCATGTCTCTTGTAATCctgagtatttttattattctgaaagCCTGATTCTGAGATGTCCAGGCACTCACCAGGCTGCCGAACGGGTCTGCACATAAGTTGAAGACTTCCTGCACTGGGTTACTACCCTGGACTTAGATGTATTAATCACTATGGGCAATTTATTACCTAGAAGTGAATAAACATTTGGTGCCCAAAGCTCtatccaggaagaaggaagaccTTGTTCTACAGGTTACATGTACTGAGGCAGCAAGAGTCAACAATAAAGTCACTTTATGATTCTATGTGATGCTTCTTCAATGTGATAGTTACATATGTATCTAAATGGTGAGATACCACTAGGGGTTTATATTCATGCTGAGCCTTCTACAAGTACAATGTTCTTTTATACAAGTTTCTTGTTGAACTTTATTATATGAAGTGTCAGACTGAATTTCTGAAAATCTGAGGTCACTTTCAGGTGTTTCTGTGATCACAGATGGCCACTTAAGTCCAGTTGTTCCAAGGACAGTCTTCCATAAGGGAAACAGAAGCGGAAGTGAAGATAGAGCCGAGTCAGCCCTTGCCAACCCTGGCATGCAATAATAATGTCCTGATGCCACCTACGAATATAACTTAATTTCTGTTGATGTTGGCTGggtttttgatattttttgaagCCCAGCTTCAGCTCTGAAATTTTTTACAATCAAGTTAGTGGTCAACATTGTaacattataatttaatattacaaACGTGACTTTAGCAGGTTCAGTGGAATCACTAAACTCATTAGAGCAGTAGTCAGCTCTTTCCTTGGAGATGTATGGAGATGTGTTACCTGCTGACACATGGTGTTTCTCCACCATGAAACAGTATGGAGCAAAGGATTTGCTAATTGTCTACAGCTAAAGGTTTTCTTTAATTGAAtacaaaaatatgcatataaaaataaaaaagtttatttgtctttttttttttttaacacttctgCCCCTGGTTCCTTTTTCTTACATGGTCAGCTGCACCCGTGTGGCCCCCACGCCTTCATAACTTCGCACAAAGCATCTCCAGTATCATATCATCCATGCTAACCGAACCAATGATGGGCCTGAAGAACAGTTCCGCGATGACGTTGGCATTGATGAATCTCAGCAGGAAGAGGACACTGTTCAGTTCGGTGATTCTGGCTTGGTGCCTCCTGTGCGTCATCCTGATGTGGTCGATGAGTATCTGCTGAGTTCCCCACTGGAGTCCCTGAATGTACTTCATGCACTGAAGGCCTGGCAGGCCTGGAGGAGCAAAAGGCAGAAGAGTCCTTTTATTGTCAACAGCTCACTTGGCATTCTTAGCTCATTTAAATATGTCCATTTGTGCCCCTTCCCACATTAAACAAGAGTTTAAGTTTCCTGTTTCAAAGGGCTTTCTGGGACAAGGATAAAACGGCAAACCAGTTCTAAGTTTTCAGAAGCACTGCTTCTGAGAATGAAGGATCATCCAGTTATAGTCACTGTTTGTATCCTCACGTGTAAAAACTGCTGGCCCTGGGCCAGCACATGCATGATCATTTAGTCACTGTGACAGTAGAATATCATTTAATGAATTATGACTCCAGTTCACTGTAGAAATAGGAAGACATTAAGATTATCTCAAGATGTGAGCACTCGACATTTTACCTGTGGGAAACAGGCCATTGTAGAATGACTACAGGTGTTGCCAGATGACAAGTATTTCACCATCCTCCCTTGAATTTCCCACTAATACCTTGATTACCCAGCTGCTGGGGGTAAACTTCACAGCCACAGTGACTCATGAGTCTCATTCTAATTATTCACTGACAGGCTGATTTTAGTCTTGAGTGCCATAGTAATTTAAGAGATAATACTGGCCATTTAGCTCACTGCACCATGATTTCTGTGTTgggagagacttttttttaaaaaactgattttaatgAATATCGCAAAAGcatcttttaagaaatactaaagaaagaGGTCTTTAAAAGCACTGTCATACAGgcattaaaaagtaaacatgcaAACATCATCAATTTCAACATGGTTCAAAAGTAACTTTTCAAACAGGGAATGCCTGACCTTCTTACAGTATTATGTGATAACCCTGGTAAAACTGAATGAAATACAATGTAGGAAAGATAATGTACCtgtaaattttataaagatgGTGTTAAAAGGAGGCCGCTTTTAAAAGTCCTTTGATCCTGCATGACAGTAATATTATTGTAAAGTTCTTTAACTTGTATTGAAGTCATTAACAATTTACTGTGCTGTTTAAGGGACATCAGTGATGATACAatcactttccttccctttcttgcaGAATCTAGCAGTgaagtatttcatttattattatttttttataaacatataatgtatttttatccccaggagtacaggtctgtgaatcgccaggtttacacacttagcAGTGAAGTATTTCAAAAGCACCATGGTGACCAACAGAGTAGCGGGACCagcctgcatttaaaaaaaaatagtaatagtaacagGCAAGTCATTCCTATCATAGGCAAATAGGTCTgataaaaggagaaggaaaataggCCATATCTGTGCTCCAGATTTCATTTCTGATTACCCCGCTGCACACATGAACAATCCCCTACTGCCTACACTCATTATCCAGATCTGAGACCCCGTTTTATTGTCTGAATTCCATTGATGAGGAGAAGAGGAGGCTTGCATCGATCTCTACCAGGAATTTGACCTCTAGGTCTAGATTCATGGCTCCTTAGAACGCCATCTTTTGAACTCCCCAtccctttcctctgctttcaTAACACACCCTCTTTTTCCActgtcctgccccaccccccacaaaagGCAGGCCCATAAAGTAAATTCAGGAAAGACATAATGTGAAAAGAAGGACtccacaataataaaaataatgtttacacATAAAGATCGGGGAATACAAAAGGATAAACGTCAAAGAAAGGCCACACACCTAGCAGGTGCCTTTGTGTTTAAAACACACTCAGCTTAGCTCATTAAATTCACAGTGAGAGggttcagagaagcagagagagaataaggGAGATGCATGTGTGTGACCAAAGTATGCTAAGCAGAGTGGAGGGGAAGAGGCAAACCAGTGGAATGTAAAGTTCTGGAAGCTGAGCCCctgcttttcttttgtattccAACAGAACAGGGTCCATGGGAGATGTTTCAGAACACTGGCTGAAGGAGCAAGAAAACACTGTATTCCAAATGAGCTTAAGAATCACCTTGGGCACTTACGACAAATGCAGATTTTCAGACTCTGGACCGTGGCTACCAAACAGAACCTCCAGGGAGGAGCCTGGTAAGACTTTAAACAAGTGCCCCCTACCTCCTATGCACAGGcaaatttggaaaacaatggTATAAGCAAAAGGTGACCTACAATGATCACAGGAATGAACTGAGGGCTCTAGGTCTTCAAATGTGAGTTCTGAATGAAATATTATCCTATTAAATAATGCTCTATATACGCTTTGAAAAAATGCAGTCAGGACATAACCGGAGACTTCTGGTATTAGAGAAAAAAAGGTGTGGAGggagcattttaaaaaactactccAGCTTAAGGTGCCTGGAAACTTTGTGCCCGCTTGTGACCCTTTTGGAGGGATTCTGGTCAAAGACAATGCTAGTAATGGGACATCCtcaagaaaagatgctggatGGTCCGTGGAgatattctctcattttctggTTGGACTCTGTGGCACAGTGTCCAGCACCTAACAGACAACCTGAAAGTGTGTCGTGGCAGACATCCCGTGGTGGCAAGGAGACCCATGCTCCATGACTCACTGGCCATTACAGTAGAGGACATTTGGGACTAGGCTACCTAATCTGCAGATGGGGTGGAGTGAGGGTGCAGGGCAGAGGGGCTTGATTAGGAGGTGCCTACCGTCTCTGCAAGCTCTAATGGACAGTGCTCCTGCTGGCAGTCCCTAGTGTCTTTTCCCTGCCCCCTTGCTACCCTGATACAGACACTTGGAGAATGACATAGTCCAGCTGCTTAGGACCATAAAAATGATCATTCAGAGGCAGACCCTTGAAAGGCAAAGTCCAGTGTCctatgtgactgtgtgtgtgttggggggatggTCTAGGACTCCTTAACAAATGTTTCTTATCAACCTGAACAGATTTCCTCCAACAAAAAGTTTTAGTAAATTTCAGAACTCGATCTCAGAAAGACATGTTGCAGAATTTGCAGTgaacacaaactttttttttttttttaaatagttgtacTACTGGATTTAAAGGACTAGAGGAGAAGGACCAGCCCGGTGCCGGGATGGCACCAACTTTTCCTTAGTAGCAGAAAGAGGTAGAGTGAGAAGTAATAAACCTCGTCAAACAATCCCCCATGCTCTCCACTGAGTGTCTGGCAGCAGCCCACCCACAAGGAGTGCTTTCTGGAGTTCCCCCAACTCTGCGGAATTACTTGGGATTCTTCGCTGGTGCCCCGACACTCCCCTGACCACCGAAAACTCTTCAGTGCCTgagtcactgtttttttttttttgtttttttctgaacagAGGGAAGCCTGCGCCCGAGGCCGCGGCCTTACCCGGATTAAAGAGCACGGTCCCCTTGAGGTAGGCGTACTCCTTGGTACTGATGTCCAGGCTCCAGCACTTGGCAAGGAAGCACTTGATGGCTTGGACTTCAGCCGCCGAAGGCAAACGCCCGGCTTCGGGCGGTGATACCAACGGTGGCTGCTGCGGGGGCAGAGGCGGCGGCTCGTCGCCCCCGGTCTCCCGCCGCCTGGTGGTGAGGATCTTCTGCAGCTGGCTAGGCTCCGAGGTCTCCGAGGTCTCCACCGTCTCCAAGTTCAGGCGGTCCTGGGCCAGCTCGAGCAGGAGCAGCGACGCCCAGCAGTTGCGCACCAACACCAGCTGCTGATCCAGAGGGAGCACCTGGAAGCAGGGTAAGTACTTGACAAAGCGCAGCGTCTTCAGCAGGCCGGCCGCGGCTGCCTCGCAGACCACCTGTGGACTGCTGAGGGCCACCCGCCGCTGCGCGCCACACGGCGGGTCCCACCAAGGGGCCGCAGGCTGCGTCTCGGGAGCCCCTTGGGTCTCCTTTGCGCTCGTGGGCAAGTGGGGGAAGATGCCGCCCGGGCTCGGGTGGTCTTCCCCGCAAAAGCAGCAGCGGTACAGGAGCGCCACTGCCTTCCCGCCCGGCAGCTCCTCTCTGCCCCCCAGGCCCTGGGCGACGTAGGAGCGGTTCCACCACGCGCCCCCCGGCCGCGCCTCGGGAGCTTCTGGCGCCACGTGCGTCTGCTTTGCGCTCGTGAGCAAGCTGTAGAGGATGCTGCCCTGGCGAGGGTGGTCTTCACCGCAGAAGCAGCAGCGGTACATAAGCGCCACGGTCCGCCCCGCAGACAGCTCCTCTCTGCCCACAGGCGGCTCCGAGCCGCAAGAGCAGCCCCAGCACGCGCCCCCCTGCCGCGCCTCGGGCGCCTCCGGGGCCGCGTGCGTCTGCTTTGCGCTCATGAGCATGTTGTAGAGGATGCTGCCCTGCCGCGGGTGGTCTTCGCCGCAAAAGCAGCAGCGGTACACGAGCGTCACTGCCCGCCCACCCGGCAGCCCCTCTCTGCCCACAGGGGCCTCCGAGCCGCAGGAACAGCCCCAGCAAGCGCCCCCGAGCCGCGCCTCGGGCGCCTCCGGGGCCGCGTGCGTCTGCTTCGCGCTCATGAGCATGTTGTAGAGGATGCTGCCCTGCCACTGCTGGTCCTCGCCCGCCATGGCCCTCGGTGCCCGGAACCCAGTTCTGTCCGGTGGCGGCCGCCTGGGATCTATTTATACCAAGCGCGCACGCACGCGCGTCGGCCGTCTCCGCCAGGGCAAGGGCGCGGAGGGGGGCGCGGCGCTGTGCTCCGGTGTGTTCGCCCTTGACCTCAGCCGCTCAAAAGGGACAGATGGTCCTTAAAGGCTGAGAATGGAGGAGGGACGGAGGCACGGGAGCTCTCGaacactttcttctttcctctcattgCACCCTTTCCTGCCTCTGGAAGACAGAGCAGAGTGCAGGTAGCAGGTGTTTGGAGGCACTGTTCCAACTCTTTCCATTGAAACCTGGCATCTAATTTGCTCCCTAATTGGAAGGGATTGGGGTGCCTAATGAAAGGGGGAAAATCTACTTGTGCCATCTTTGAATACTTTCATTAAGTGATCAAACTTTGTATGACATATTTTGCATATGGGTAGGGAAGTCTGATTTTTGTGGAACTTGAAAAGTACAGACCACGGACCAGCGGTATGAGCATTACATGGTAACTTGCTAGAAATGCCTAAT
Coding sequences:
- the NR0B1 gene encoding nuclear receptor subfamily 0 group B member 1, which gives rise to MAGEDQQWQGSILYNMLMSAKQTHAAPEAPEARLGGACWGCSCGSEAPVGREGLPGGRAVTLVYRCCFCGEDHPRQGSILYNMLMSAKQTHAAPEAPEARQGGACWGCSCGSEPPVGREELSAGRTVALMYRCCFCGEDHPRQGSILYSLLTSAKQTHVAPEAPEARPGGAWWNRSYVAQGLGGREELPGGKAVALLYRCCFCGEDHPSPGGIFPHLPTSAKETQGAPETQPAAPWWDPPCGAQRRVALSSPQVVCEAAAAGLLKTLRFVKYLPCFQVLPLDQQLVLVRNCWASLLLLELAQDRLNLETVETSETSEPSQLQKILTTRRRETGGDEPPPLPPQQPPLVSPPEAGRLPSAAEVQAIKCFLAKCWSLDISTKEYAYLKGTVLFNPGLPGLQCMKYIQGLQWGTQQILIDHIRMTHRRHQARITELNSVLFLLRFINANVIAELFFRPIIGSVSMDDMILEMLCAKL